One segment of Proteus appendicitidis DNA contains the following:
- the btsR gene encoding two-component system response regulator BtsR has product MNILIVDDEPLARENLRCLLEVEKDIHIVGECSNAIEAIGEIHRKKPDVVFLDIQMPRITGLEMVTMLDPEHRPYIVFLTAFEEYAIQAFEEHAFDYLLKPLEQERLTKTLNRLRQGNKQNIDLLSPPEERLKCIPCTGHSRIWLMPIDEAIFATSRLSGVYVTNNQGQEGFTELTLRTLETRTQLVRCHRQYLVNMDYVNEIVFGDNGQAELILHNNSQIPVSRRYLKPLKEAIGLS; this is encoded by the coding sequence ATGAATATATTAATCGTTGATGATGAGCCGTTGGCTCGTGAAAATTTACGTTGTTTACTTGAAGTCGAAAAAGATATTCATATTGTTGGTGAATGCAGTAATGCCATTGAAGCCATAGGAGAGATACACCGTAAAAAGCCCGATGTTGTCTTTCTGGATATTCAAATGCCACGCATTACAGGGCTTGAAATGGTCACAATGCTAGATCCTGAACATCGCCCTTATATCGTCTTTTTAACTGCATTTGAAGAGTATGCAATTCAGGCCTTTGAAGAGCACGCCTTTGATTATCTACTCAAACCTTTAGAGCAAGAGCGCCTGACTAAAACATTAAACCGTTTACGCCAAGGTAATAAACAGAATATTGATTTATTATCCCCACCAGAAGAGCGTTTAAAGTGTATTCCTTGTACAGGTCATAGCCGTATTTGGTTAATGCCCATTGATGAGGCAATATTTGCCACATCAAGGCTCAGCGGTGTTTATGTAACCAATAATCAAGGCCAAGAAGGTTTTACAGAATTAACACTACGTACATTAGAAACACGGACACAACTAGTCCGTTGTCATCGTCAATATTTAGTTAATATGGATTATGTTAATGAGATTGTTTTTGGTGATAATGGGCAAGCGGAGTTAATCTTACACAATAACAGCCAAATCCCTGTCAGCCGTCGATATTTAAAACCATTAAAAGAAGCGATTGGTTTAAGCTAA
- a CDS encoding sensor histidine kinase, giving the protein MYEFDLILLLLQQMCVYLIIAWFLSKTPLFTPLLQVTIKLPHKLMCYVIFSIFCIMGTYFGLHINDSIANTRAIGSVLGGLLGGPYVGFLVGFTGGLHRYSLGGMTAFSCMVSTIVEGLIGGLVHRYYVKHGQMHRIFNPWTAAAVTFFAEIIQMSIILLLARPFNEALALVKDIAAPMIVANTVGAAMFIRILQDRRAIFEKYTSAFSTQALKIAVCTEGILRKGFNQDNSTRVAKVIYQELRVSAVAITDREKLLAFIGIGADHHLPGTPISSEQSKQAINNNEVVYADGNETPYRCTLSPHCKLGSTLVIPLRGENNQVIGTIKLYEAKNRLFSSINRTLGEGIASLLSAQILAGQYERNKQSLLESEIKLLHAQVNPHFLFNALNTLQAVIRRDSEQAKQLVQFLSAFFRKNLKRPEAVVTLSDEIEHVNAYLQIEKARFQERLQIDIQIPESLANARLPAFSLQPMVENAIKHGTSQLLDTGKITIRAHQEHHLIIIEISDNAGLYQPQCSSHELGLGMRLVDKRLKLRYGELYGVLVECQADEYTKVKICLPLEKSMDNTV; this is encoded by the coding sequence ATGTACGAATTTGATCTGATTTTGCTGTTATTACAGCAAATGTGCGTTTATTTAATTATTGCTTGGTTTTTAAGCAAAACACCTTTATTTACGCCACTTTTACAGGTCACGATAAAGCTTCCGCATAAGTTGATGTGCTACGTCATTTTCTCTATTTTTTGTATTATGGGCACCTATTTTGGGCTACATATTAATGATTCTATTGCCAATACACGCGCCATTGGTTCGGTATTAGGTGGATTACTAGGTGGCCCTTACGTCGGCTTTCTCGTTGGTTTTACAGGAGGTCTACACCGCTATTCACTTGGTGGCATGACTGCATTTAGCTGTATGGTGTCTACCATTGTAGAGGGATTAATTGGCGGATTAGTTCACCGTTATTACGTCAAGCACGGGCAAATGCACCGCATATTTAATCCATGGACCGCTGCTGCCGTTACCTTCTTTGCTGAAATAATACAGATGAGCATCATCTTATTATTAGCTCGCCCATTTAATGAAGCACTTGCCTTAGTAAAAGATATTGCAGCGCCAATGATTGTCGCAAATACCGTTGGTGCGGCGATGTTTATTCGAATATTACAAGATAGACGGGCAATATTTGAAAAGTATACCAGCGCATTCTCAACTCAAGCATTAAAAATTGCCGTTTGTACCGAAGGTATTTTGCGTAAAGGATTTAATCAAGATAATAGCACTCGTGTAGCAAAAGTCATTTATCAAGAATTAAGAGTCAGTGCTGTTGCTATTACAGACAGAGAGAAACTCCTCGCCTTTATTGGTATTGGTGCTGATCATCATTTGCCGGGTACACCTATTTCATCAGAACAATCCAAGCAAGCCATCAATAATAATGAAGTTGTTTATGCAGATGGCAATGAAACACCTTACCGTTGTACGCTTTCACCTCATTGCAAACTTGGCTCAACCTTAGTTATTCCATTAAGAGGCGAAAATAACCAAGTCATTGGCACAATAAAACTTTATGAGGCTAAAAATCGTCTATTTAGTTCGATTAACCGAACCTTAGGTGAAGGGATTGCCAGTCTATTATCTGCACAAATTCTAGCTGGGCAATATGAGCGAAATAAACAATCTCTTTTAGAATCAGAGATTAAACTTCTCCATGCGCAAGTGAATCCTCACTTTCTTTTTAATGCATTAAATACACTACAAGCGGTTATTCGACGTGATAGCGAACAAGCAAAACAATTAGTGCAATTTCTCTCTGCTTTCTTTCGTAAAAACTTAAAAAGACCTGAAGCTGTTGTGACATTAAGTGATGAGATTGAGCATGTGAATGCATATTTGCAAATCGAAAAAGCCCGTTTTCAGGAACGTTTACAAATTGATATTCAAATTCCTGAAAGCCTAGCTAATGCTCGCCTACCTGCTTTTTCACTACAACCAATGGTCGAAAATGCAATTAAACATGGAACGTCACAGTTATTAGATACAGGAAAGATTACAATTAGAGCGCACCAAGAGCACCATTTAATCATTATTGAAATCAGTGATAATGCGGGGCTTTATCAACCTCAATGCTCTTCACATGAATTAGGGTTAGGAATGAGGCTGGTGGATAAGCGATTAAAATTACGCTATGGCGAACTTTATGGTGTTTTAGTGGAATGCCAAGCTGATGAATATACAAAGGTAAAAATTTGCTTACCTCTAGAGAAAAGTATGGATAATACTGTATAA
- a CDS encoding 3-hydroxyacyl-CoA dehydrogenase NAD-binding domain-containing protein has product MSKNLTIIGGGVIGRAWAIRFLQGGWNVTITDTQDLSQMLHDEFNGKVKFTTDLKKAVLNADYVQENGPERLSIKQEIFKTIAETAPSHAIFASSSSSIMASKIAEGNPAADRILIGHPFNPANIMPLVEVVPSPDTSDNSINKAMEIYTALGYEPVLIRKEIGGFVGNRLQIAFLNECRYLVEQGVITVGDLDKLVLNSLGLRWSTVGPFEAQHLGGGPEGIRHLFEGVGAGLDIKLVAPDPKKQGDIIAEVEKTYGTGEKNWKERSEHRDKLALEIISLRKEK; this is encoded by the coding sequence ATGTCTAAAAATTTAACAATTATTGGTGGTGGTGTGATTGGTAGGGCTTGGGCTATTCGTTTTTTACAAGGTGGATGGAATGTCACTATTACTGATACTCAAGATTTAAGCCAAATGCTACATGATGAATTTAATGGAAAGGTTAAATTTACAACAGATCTAAAAAAAGCGGTACTTAATGCGGATTATGTTCAAGAAAATGGTCCTGAACGCCTATCAATAAAGCAAGAAATATTCAAGACAATCGCGGAAACCGCACCATCACATGCTATTTTTGCATCATCAAGCTCAAGTATTATGGCATCAAAAATTGCAGAAGGTAATCCTGCCGCAGATCGTATTTTGATTGGGCATCCGTTTAATCCAGCGAATATTATGCCATTAGTGGAGGTGGTTCCTAGCCCTGACACTAGCGATAATTCTATCAATAAAGCCATGGAGATTTACACGGCTCTTGGATATGAGCCTGTTTTAATTCGAAAAGAGATTGGTGGTTTTGTTGGTAATCGATTACAAATAGCTTTTTTGAACGAGTGCCGTTATTTAGTTGAACAAGGTGTTATTACAGTTGGTGATTTAGATAAACTGGTATTAAATTCTTTAGGGCTTCGCTGGTCTACGGTTGGTCCATTTGAAGCACAACATCTTGGTGGTGGCCCTGAAGGTATTCGACACCTTTTTGAAGGTGTAGGTGCAGGGTTAGATATAAAATTGGTAGCCCCTGATCCTAAAAAGCAAGGCGATATTATTGCTGAAGTAGAGAAAACCTATGGCACAGGTGAAAAAAATTGGAAAGAAAGATCAGAACATCGAGATAAATTAGCATTAGAAATCATAAGTTTACGCAAAGAAAAATAA
- a CDS encoding DEAD/DEAH family ATP-dependent RNA helicase, with product MTTETDMTFADLGLSAPILTALNDLGYEKPSPIQQQCIPFLLNGNDVLGMAQTGSGKTAAFSLPLLHNLDESLKAPQILVLAPTRELAVQVAEAIEDFSKHLPKVNVVALYGGQRYDVQLRALRQGPQVVVGTPGRLLDHLNRGTLDLSKLKGLVLDEADEMLRMGFIEDVENILSKIPAEHQTALFSATMPEAIRRITRRFMNDPKEVRIQSSVTTRPDISQSYWMTFGARKNEALIRFLEAEDFDAAIIFVRTKNATLEVAEALERNGYNSAALNGDMNQSLREQTLERLKNGRLDILIATDVAARGLDVDRISLVVNYDIPMDSESYVHRIGRTGRAGRAGRAILFVDNRERRLLRNIERTMKMTIPEVELPNAELISQRRQEKFAQQIAQQLETSNLDQYRALLPKLAPQGEEALDMETLAAVLLKMAQGERALILPPDPVRRPRREFNDRDDRRGDDRRRGDNDRERSPRRERRDAGEMDLYRIEVGRDDGVEVRHIVGAIANEGDISSRYIGNIKLYGSHSTIELPKGMPTDLLSHFTRTRIMNKPLNMQLVGDAQSQPFRERRNNSRRDGQPQGGRRFNNGDQPQRRGNNDRGGERSNDRGGERGNFRGRNNEGTPRRRSSSHNQ from the coding sequence ATGACTACTGAAACCGATATGACTTTTGCTGATCTAGGTTTATCAGCACCTATTTTGACTGCACTGAATGACTTAGGCTACGAGAAGCCTTCTCCAATTCAGCAACAATGTATTCCTTTCCTTTTAAACGGCAATGACGTTTTAGGTATGGCACAAACAGGTAGTGGTAAAACTGCCGCATTTAGCCTGCCATTATTACATAATCTTGATGAATCATTAAAAGCACCACAAATTTTAGTTTTAGCACCTACTCGTGAACTTGCGGTTCAGGTTGCTGAAGCTATTGAAGATTTTTCTAAGCATTTACCAAAAGTAAATGTTGTTGCACTGTATGGTGGTCAGCGTTACGACGTTCAATTACGTGCTTTACGTCAAGGTCCACAAGTTGTTGTGGGTACACCAGGTCGTTTATTAGACCATTTAAACCGTGGCACATTAGATTTATCTAAACTGAAAGGCTTAGTATTAGATGAAGCTGATGAAATGTTACGTATGGGCTTTATTGAAGATGTTGAAAACATTTTAAGTAAGATCCCAGCAGAACACCAAACGGCACTGTTCTCTGCAACAATGCCAGAAGCTATTCGTCGTATTACTCGTCGTTTTATGAACGATCCGAAAGAAGTACGTATTCAAAGTAGCGTAACAACACGTCCAGACATTAGCCAAAGCTATTGGATGACATTTGGCGCACGTAAAAACGAAGCGTTAATTCGTTTCTTAGAAGCTGAAGATTTTGATGCGGCAATTATTTTCGTTCGTACTAAAAATGCAACATTAGAAGTTGCTGAAGCTTTAGAACGTAATGGTTATAACAGCGCAGCGTTAAACGGTGATATGAACCAATCACTGCGTGAGCAAACATTAGAGCGTCTGAAAAATGGTCGTTTAGACATTTTAATCGCGACTGACGTTGCTGCTCGTGGTCTTGACGTTGACCGTATCAGCCTGGTTGTGAACTATGATATCCCAATGGATTCAGAATCTTACGTTCACCGTATTGGTCGTACAGGCCGTGCGGGCCGTGCGGGTCGTGCAATTTTATTCGTTGATAACCGTGAGCGTCGTTTACTGCGCAATATCGAACGTACAATGAAGATGACTATTCCTGAAGTAGAACTGCCAAATGCAGAGCTTATCAGCCAACGTCGTCAGGAAAAATTTGCACAGCAAATCGCACAACAATTAGAAACAAGCAACCTTGACCAATATCGCGCTCTATTACCAAAACTTGCTCCACAAGGTGAAGAAGCGTTAGACATGGAAACACTGGCTGCGGTATTACTGAAAATGGCTCAAGGTGAGCGTGCGCTTATTCTGCCACCAGATCCAGTTCGTCGCCCTCGTCGCGAATTTAACGATCGTGACGATCGTCGTGGTGATGATCGCCGTCGCGGTGATAACGATCGCGAGCGTTCTCCTCGTCGTGAACGTCGTGATGCTGGCGAAATGGATTTATACCGTATCGAAGTGGGTCGTGATGATGGTGTTGAAGTACGTCATATCGTTGGTGCGATTGCTAACGAAGGCGATATCAGCAGCCGTTACATTGGTAATATCAAACTGTATGGTTCTCACTCAACCATCGAATTACCAAAAGGTATGCCAACAGATTTATTAAGCCATTTCACGCGTACGCGTATTATGAACAAACCACTGAATATGCAATTAGTGGGTGATGCTCAATCTCAGCCTTTCCGTGAGCGTCGTAATAACAGCCGTCGTGATGGTCAGCCACAAGGTGGCCGCCGCTTTAACAATGGTGATCAACCACAACGTCGTGGTAATAACGACCGCGGTGGTGAGCGTAGCAACGATCGTGGTGGCGAGCGCGGTAACTTCCGTGGTCGTAACAACGAAGGTACACCTCGTCGTCGTAGCAGCTCTCATAACCAATAA
- a CDS encoding YjaA family stress response protein, translated as MEPIYIKVYKNRIEIRDIHTLKEVSVERNFSHSRMLIGDFYQAIEALSFALKELGINPYSFFYRKRDVVIHPLEQTEGGLSMVENRLFHEVIMSGFNGKYKKIAISEKQHPLIDAEVIELINKSIS; from the coding sequence ATGGAACCTATTTATATTAAAGTTTATAAAAATCGCATTGAAATCCGCGATATTCACACACTAAAAGAAGTATCAGTAGAACGTAACTTTTCTCATAGCCGCATGTTAATTGGTGATTTTTATCAAGCTATTGAAGCGCTTTCCTTTGCGCTCAAAGAGCTAGGTATTAATCCATATTCATTTTTTTATAGAAAAAGAGATGTCGTTATCCATCCTTTGGAACAAACAGAAGGTGGATTATCCATGGTTGAAAATCGCTTATTTCATGAAGTTATTATGAGTGGGTTTAATGGGAAATATAAGAAAATAGCTATTAGTGAAAAACAACATCCTCTTATAGATGCAGAAGTCATTGAATTAATAAATAAATCTATAAGTTAG